The window TGGACTTCGACGATGAGGCCGTCGGCCCCGGCGGCGACGCCGGCTTTGGCCACCGCCGACACGTATTCCCATTTGCCCGTGCCGTGACTCGGATCGAGGATGACGGGCAAGTGAGTCATTTGCTTGAGAACAGGAACAGCGTTGATGTCGGTAGTGTTGCGGGTGTATTTTTCAAAGGTGCGGATGCCACGCTCGCACAACATCACTTGCGCGTTGCCTTTGGCCAGAATGTACTCGGCAGACATGAGCAGTTCTTCGATGGTGGACATCATGCCGCGCTTGAGCAGGACAGGCTTGCGCGCCTCGCCGGCGGCGTTGAGCAAATTATAGTTCTGCATGTTGCGGGCGCCGATCTGAATCACGTCGGCGTATTTTTCAACCAGCAGGATTTGTTCCGGCGACATGGCCTCGGTGACGACGGGCAAGCCGGTGGCCTCGCGGGCCTCGGCCAGCAACGCCAGCCCTTCTTCACCCATGCCTTGAAAACTGTAGGGCGAGGTGCGCGGTTTGAACGCTCCCCCGCGCAAGGCGGTTGCCCCGGCCTCCTTCACCGCGTGAGCCGCCTCTAAAATTTGCGATCGACTTTCCACCGAACATGGCCCGGCGATGATCACAATCTGCGGGCCGCCCACTTGCAGGTTGTTGAGGGGAATGAGCGTGTCGGCGGGGCGCATGTCACGCGAGGCAAGTTTGAACGGTTTGAGGATGGGGACGGTCTTTTCGACGCCGTCGAGCAATTCAAATTGAGTCCGGTCAATCGGGCGGTCGTCGCCGATGACGCCGATGATGGTGGTCTCTTCGCCCTGCGAGAGGTGGGCGCGGTAGCCCAGGGCTTCGATGCGTTTGACGACGCCGGCGACTTGCTCTTTGCTGGCACGGGATTTCATGACGATGATCACGATTGCTCTCCTACGAAATACGCAATACGAAATATTGCGTAGTGCGTATGCGTATCAACAGCGCCCCATCGCCTCGGCAATCTTCCGGCACTCGCCCACCAACTGCGCGAACTTTTCGGGCTTGAGGCTTTGGGCGCCGTCGGACAGGGCCTGGGTGGGATCGGGGTGGACTTCGACGATGAGGCCGTCGGCTCCGGCGGCGATTCCGGCGCGGGCAATGGCCGTGACGTACT of the Chloroflexota bacterium genome contains:
- the aroF gene encoding 3-deoxy-7-phosphoheptulonate synthase, coding for MIIVMKSRASKEQVAGVVKRIEALGYRAHLSQGEETTIIGVIGDDRPIDRTQFELLDGVEKTVPILKPFKLASRDMRPADTLIPLNNLQVGGPQIVIIAGPCSVESRSQILEAAHAVKEAGATALRGGAFKPRTSPYSFQGMGEEGLALLAEAREATGLPVVTEAMSPEQILLVEKYADVIQIGARNMQNYNLLNAAGEARKPVLLKRGMMSTIEELLMSAEYILAKGNAQVMLCERGIRTFEKYTRNTTDINAVPVLKQMTHLPVILDPSHGTGKWEYVSAVAKAGVAAGADGLIVEVHPNPADAMSDGAQSLKPEKFAQLVKDVKRVAEAVGRK